From Bosea sp. NBC_00550, the proteins below share one genomic window:
- a CDS encoding cyclase family protein, producing MMPTGRLVDLSIPLENDVPADPPFQKVRIDYRTHEGTAKDIAAAFPGLKPEQLPDAMGWAVELATISTHNGTHVDAPWHYHPTQDGGAPALKIDECPLEWFLQPGVKLDFRHLPDGHVVTPAEIDAELERIDHRLSPLDIVIANTRAGSRYGQADYIDSGCGFGREATLHLVRQGIKVVGTDGWSWDAPFSHTARRFAETGDASLIWEGHKAGREAGYCQIEKLHNLEALPATGFMVSCLPVKVRNGSAGWTRAVAILPA from the coding sequence ATGATGCCGACCGGGCGCCTCGTCGATCTCTCGATCCCGCTCGAAAACGATGTGCCTGCCGATCCGCCTTTCCAGAAGGTCAGGATCGACTACCGCACCCATGAGGGCACCGCGAAGGACATCGCTGCGGCTTTTCCCGGCCTGAAGCCTGAGCAACTCCCGGACGCTATGGGCTGGGCCGTCGAGCTTGCGACGATCTCGACGCATAACGGCACCCATGTCGACGCGCCCTGGCATTACCATCCGACGCAGGATGGCGGCGCCCCTGCCCTGAAGATCGACGAATGCCCGCTGGAGTGGTTCCTGCAGCCGGGCGTGAAGCTCGATTTCCGCCATCTTCCGGATGGTCACGTCGTCACCCCCGCCGAGATCGACGCCGAGCTGGAGCGGATCGACCATCGCCTCAGCCCGCTCGATATCGTTATCGCCAACACCCGAGCCGGCAGCCGCTACGGACAGGCCGATTATATCGACTCCGGCTGCGGCTTCGGCCGCGAGGCCACGCTGCATCTCGTCCGCCAAGGGATCAAGGTCGTCGGGACCGATGGCTGGAGCTGGGATGCTCCGTTCAGCCACACCGCCCGGCGTTTCGCCGAGACGGGCGACGCCTCGCTGATCTGGGAGGGCCATAAGGCCGGGCGCGAGGCCGGCTACTGCCAGATCGAGAAGCTGCATAATCTCGAAGCGCTGCCGGCAACCGGCTTCATGGTCAGTTGCCTGCCGGTGAAGGTCCGCAACGGGTCCGCCGGCTGGACACGCGCCGTCGCCATCCTGCCGGCCTGA